aagtatacaaaaaaataataagaaaacTTGATAGATCagttagtaaataaataaaaaaaacagcTTACCAAAAAGTTCATTCTCATCAATGACATCTGCATTCTTCAAATCTCTAAATCTTTTGAATTCAAACATACTTGATGAAAAAGAGTCATCATAAATCTCGCAGATATTAGTTTTGTTCATAAACATGAGTTTGTATTTATGTGTTGTCGTCTTGTATTTCATACGATTGTCTGCAACAATTACGTTTTTGATTGCAAAAAGATGACCTTCTTTGAGAATCGATTTCATTTTCTGTATGAGGCTTTCTTTAATTGTTGCATGTATGCGCGAAccctaaaaaaaatataaagaatctatataatatttttacatGTAAAGGAATTTCATATCAAATATAAGGAAATTTTGTTACCTCTTGATCTTGAAATATGCATTCAAAAGTAGGTCCACTGTTTTCATATGGAGGAAGATCGTAATAACGAATGAGTCGTAGTTTGAATGCCCACTGCCAGGTTGAAGGTTGGACTTGACGAACATAACTGAATAAAGGGGCCATTAGGGTATGAAAGATTTATTGGCTATAAAATAACTTTGTGTGATGGAACGTTTACTTACGTATTTATAgattaaaaaatcattaattttaaCTGAAACGATTTAAAACAGAGAAAGATTTTGGGAACATGTGTCGAAATTCAGAATTTAATTGTAAATTTGGATTTGAATTTGGTTGTTAATTTCACTTTGTATTAGGTTTATAATTCCCAGAAGGGAATTGAATTTTtgtatttgaaatttgaaatgtaatttatttttttttgttaatccGAGAAGATATTCAATTCTCAATTTGTATTATGTTATTATGTTTATAATCCCCAGAAAGGaattaattttttgtatttgaaatttcaaatttaatttaatttttgttcTTTTTCCGAGAAGATATCCAATTTTCAAGATCATACATTCACGTACATTAATTTGAAGAATTAAATAATGAACCAAATAATTTAAACCATTTAAATCATTTCCATCatttataataataacattaCTCGATAGTTTCCTTTTTTAGAAAGTGAATTTAGGCGGGAAATTGCCAAAAATAGCAGAcaactctgcttttatatatatatagattgtaaaagatttgagttgcaccattaccactatcTATAGCTTTTGATAAAACGGCAAGCGTCCcatcctacaattggtattagAGCCAAGATCACGGATTCGATTCTATTGAGTGCAATTATTAGGAGAGAGATTGttgagtgcaataattgtccctgtttggtagagcgatcgaaccgtagtGCTTGATCTGCTGtacatttaaaagatttgagttgcaccattaccactacctataacttttggtaaaacgataaTTGCTCGGTGCTACACACTTCATACATTTTAATCAACAATCATTCTAATTCATAATACTTACTATTTCATCTTCCATATTCTTTATAAAATCCAGTATTTTTATATTCCCTTTTTTCCTTCAATGCTTTTTTATCATTCAATTGTTTTAATTTTGTGTCCTTTTTGCGTTCCCAATGAATTTATGCATATTTTCGAatgtaaaatttatattttctattaaattttgtttttgatTGCAGATTCTGTAAGCGTCGttcttcatattttttattttttttatcaacaaACAGATGCTTATGGCCGTGTGTAGCTTGTGTTCGAACCTTATAACACATTATTTCTTGCTGTCGAttaattgatgtcatttttttaaattttgttagTTTAATATATTGTTGCATACACTGAACTAAGATATTGACTCTGCTCCTATCACTATGTTAGAAATAATGGAAATTTTAACATGGTCACTCTTAATTTTGTAGTAATGTATTttgaacaaatatttttttgttacatTATATTAGGACTAttctttaaaattaatcatTACAAAGTGTGGGTAAATATTAGATACTAAAATTTAGTTTTTAATAACAttattcaaaaaattcaatttcgctccccgaattttaaaaaaatcatttctccGTCCCTGCATAAGCGTGTATTAAAAATTTCCACATAAATAGCTAGAGAACTGCTTTGAAGAGGAAATATATCTCGTATAACTTCTTTCAAATTAGAGAGTTTGATTTTCATGTGTGGGCGAATATGTATTTTGGAAAATACAAAGCCCTATTCtgcaattttaatataaaaaatagtcCCTATAAATTCGTTGCATCAGCATTGCGTTGTCCCATGTTATAACCTAGGTGTGCTCAACTGATTCCTCTCTGCACTGTTCGAAAATCCCAAAATCGAGGCGAAGAAGCTAAAAGGCCACAATAATTGATTGTAGAatcataaattatttatttacctGGTATTTAATGTCTTATTGATACCAAATTTGCTAcattgaattaatttttttgtatatGAAGTCTAAGATCACGTTTCTTATCATGAATCTGATTATTATTCGCGAAAAAATATGTTTGTGTTGTGGTGTTTTTCAATCTTAATCGGATGAtttcttttgttttattttgatgGGTATTTTGAGTATTTTATTTGACGGTCGTAGAACTGCCAATGTAGCAATGGCGAAACTTGGATTTGTTGATGTTGTGATTTGGTTCTCTACTTCTAGTTCTAGTGGATCGTTTCTCTGTTACTGATTTGGTATATCGGATCTTTCTTCCTCTATATTTTCCCTCCTTTATGGATACCTGGGGAAGCTTTTTATAGTTATGTTGAGTGTTCAGTGGAAGGATgcttccaaattttttgtttGTATGAAAATACTTCTTCTTTTTTCCCCTTTTGTGGCTTCTTTGGCTGGGTTTACATTTTTTTATTGTGTTGGATCTGGTGCCGTTTCTTGATCTTATTATCCGTGGTTGGTAAAATATCTGCACCGTAGGAAATTTAGATTTTTGTATGGAGAAAAAAAACTAAGAATTGATGTGACAGTGAATCTTATCTTTTTGCTTGCGTAATAACATCTCTTATCTTGGAATATATCCCTTTTTGCAAAACCAAGAGATGCACGTTTGGCTTTGCTTTCTCTTATGAATGATGCACCAAGTTACCTCTTGAATCAAAGAAGATTTTTTCCGTAATCATGCTAATCCTATGATTTTTCAAGGCTCCATTTCCATAAATCTTCAGGTcaatgctttttttttttttttttttgcatttcaTATTCTTACTTGTGAGAGTTTGATAGTGCAGGGAAAGCTTGATAAATGGGTTCAAAGGCAATTGAAGATCTAATAGAAGCTTCATCCGGGGTCCACTTTTCTGGATTTCATTTAGAAAATGCAGATGCAAGTTCTTCAATTGTCGATCCACCCGTTACATCTTCTACTGAAGACGTCAAGCAACCATTTGTAATAGGTGTGTAAAATACATTCTATTTTCATGAATAATTAAAGGATTTTGTGGTTATCTTGGATTTGTAATCCGATGCAGGAGGGAAGACCAATACGGGTCTTGTCTTTCTAAGCTTTTGTTGTGTTAGTAAGATCCAAATAAATCACTTTAAGAAGATTTGGACAAGCACTAAGTGATACTTGGCCTCTTGATTTAGAAAAAAATTGATATCATCACCAAATATGCTAATTCAAAGGTTGCAAATTTCCATTTTGCATCCTGATTGCAGCAATGAAAATCACAAGTGTCAAGATTTTTCCACAGCATCGAATATCAATGCATGCCAAATATATTAGCTTTAAAAGGATTGATAGACAGCATGTGAAAACTTTGTAAAGTATCTTTTGCTCTGTCGGCTTCGCCATTACACACTACACTGGCCACAAAATTTGTGATACTTGGAATTGTATGAATTGAAGCCTTTTTTGGTTTGTGGTGAATTTGTTACATTGTTTGCAATACCACACATTATGACCGATTCAGCTAATGGTGGTCAGTGGGTCGATCAAGGCAGGTGTTCTACTTGTTTGCTATGTATAAATTGTCTACAGAATGTCAGAAATTTGCAATTTGCAAGCAGCAACTAAGTGGTATAATGAGGGTAGGAATAGTAGATGAATTGCAGGAACTAAATTGAAGAAGGGATCTCTATTGACGTAAAACATCCCCTGCCATGAATTGAATACGAAGTGTCTCAAATTTGTGTTTTTGATAAAACCCTGCATGTGGTGGATggtttgttttttttatgtgGTTAAGTACTGATATTGCTGAtcttaaaattacattttaaacaGCTTATGCTTGTTTTGATTTCTTTTTTAAAGAAAACTGCCACATAACAGACGCTGACATCAGTTTCATCAGTTTCTGGTGAAATTGAAGTAGTTTCATATCTGTACCCCCAGTTTAAGTCCGCTGTAATATTTTTTCCTATGATCTCCTATATCTTTTCTTTTTTCCAAAGGCATCTTGTTGGTAATCTTGAATGTTTTGCTTCTCAGGAGTTGCTGGAGGTGCAGCATCTGGGAAGACTACTGTTTGTGATATGATTATTGAGCAGCTTCATGATCAGCGAGTCGTACTTGTCAACCAGGTATTACACTGTATTTGCATCTTCATGAGATTACAATATTCAGTTTCCTTTCTTTCCCTTTTAAAGTTTGCTGCAGTTTGAACCTACATTTGTGGTTCGTGCTTTATTTTCATTGACAACCTGCACAACAATTGGTTTCCTGGTTTCTTTTACAGAATCAAAGAGGTTAAGGCTAATTCTATAACCCACTAGTGTTTCTTATGCTTTTAACTTCTACTTTTCCTAATTTATTAAGTGAGATGTGTGATGACTTCGTAACTGTTGATGTATGGAAGAAAAATTATTACTGCTTTTGTTTTTAAGGATTCTAATTATTTTGTCAATATCTCCCGCATTCTAGTCTGAATTCGAAATGCCGTTGCATTCAATTTTTTCTCTAGCTTAAGTGGTGCACgcgcaatatatatatatatatatatatatatatatatatatatagtatgtatgtatgtatgtatgtatatatatatggatgtAATTTATTTGTTTTACCAGTATAGCATGCATTCTTTGTTGGGATTTCTTCTTATATAGACCCTTAGATGGTTTTAGATGTCTTGTTAATTGGTTTATGTTGCTTATTTATTCATCTGGATTTTTTCCTAGTATTCTATGATTAATTTAggtgtttttatttatttcagtGTTACATCTCTCCAGTTTGTTCAAGAGTTTGTGAAAAGAGTTCTGTTATATTCTTCCCAAATGTTTTTGGAAAATTAGTGACTTTTTGTTGGAATGCATTCTCGTTCATTTTTCCGCTATTGAATGCTGATAATGCTTCAGCTTGATTTGTTCAGATTGCTGCTTATGTTCTGGAATATCAGTCGTATCATGACGTGTGTGCAAATCTATTGAGAGTGTGCAATTAGTTTAACTTGTATAGTTgtatttaagtaatttttaaCATTTTTGCTAATTTATTGTGAACTAGACAACTAGTTACATGGCTCACACACTAATGATAATATTGCAGGATTCTTTTTATCACAATTTGACACCTGATGAACTTCAAAGAGTTCATGAATACAACTTTGACCATCCTGGTTAGTTCTGTTTTAACTCGGAAGATTTGCATCCTTGAACCTTGActttctttgtttcttgggtGACTTCTGCTTATTCCAAATAAGTATTATTTCTCATTTGGATTTTGGAAAGTCCATATGTGTTTTGAATATATCTAGATAGATGTAGCCAGAAATTCTTTGTAAATTATTTGCTGACAAAATGCATAGGACAATCAGATATAAGAGTGAAAAATCACCATAACTCTGTAGGAATGACAACTAACCCGAGATTTCAATCTTGCAATTCTCAGTTAATCAGATATGCCACCAAGTCAATTTCTAGTGCTATTGCACAAAGTTACAATGAAGTCTCTTTATGGCACACACGTGCAATTTGAAATTCTCTACTACGACCCATAATAACAAATACTTATGATGCATttgaaaatcatatatttcaAATGCATTATAATTGTAAGTATAAGTTTAATCAAGaggatttcaaattcatctcatTTTAGTTTAAgagtaattataaaaaaattcaaattcatcCAACATTGGTAGTATTTGAAATCCACATTCAATTCATTCCTTAAATCAAATATCTTCTTTTAATCATCATCCAAACGCAATAAAAGCATTCTAATAAGGATCTTTTGGTGACTCATTTTGCAGTATTGGGCTATCAGCAAACTTATTCCTAAATTTATTTCGATGGCAATCTGAGTTAAATCATCAATACATGATGTATAATAAGATTATTAAAATGGTAGTAAGAATATATCACAATTAACTATTAAAAtgataatttcataaaataaaatttaaatgaaagaTAGCCAACAATTGGCTTATTCGGCATTTATGTTAAGTCTTCCTGCTATGTTTCAGCATGTGCCCTTAAAATCCTCTGGTTGAGACTTGTGCTTGGTTATATGAATAAACAACCAAGTGtataatttattgttttttaaaCGTGAATGTTTTCCTTATGGATTGTCATTTACAATTTTGGGTTTGGTTAATCACAGGAATTTTGAGCTTCCTCTGATAGATTTATTTTGACAGATGCATTCAGCACAGAGCAATTATTGTGTGTAATGGAGAAATTAAAAATTGGTCAACCGGTGGATATTCCAAAATATGATTTCAAGAGTTATAAAAACGTCTTTCCTTCCCGGAGAGTAATTTTCTTGCACATTTTATTCAAGTTATCATTGTTTTTCGTTATATCTTTAAATCATACCCCTTTATTAATGTTTGACAGGTTAACCCCTCTGATGTCATTATTTTAGAAGGTATACTTATCTTTCACGATCCTCGTGTGCGGGatatgatgaatatgaagaTTTTTGTTGACACAGGTTCTCTTTCTACCTTTTCCATTTGTTTTTGCATGGTTATAAATGCCTTTAGCATGTCAAcgatattttcttatttttcatAACAAAGAGCTGTCATTGGGCTATCATCTTACAGCACTTGTATGGTAATTTTCACAATATCAAAGTCTCAGTGCAGATGCTGATGTGCGCCTTGCTAGAAGAATAAGGCGTGACACAGTAGAAAAGGGTAGAGACATTGGTATGGTACTTGATCAGGTAGAAACATACATCTTCCTTGTTTGTAAATAATTAACCAATTATTTTACTCTTACTTTGTATGTTCATTTTTAAGAGAAACGATTTAACTTTCATATATGGACTCACTGTTGTTTTGAAAAAGTTGCGTTAAATTTTTGTGTGGTTTTACATTTTTCTCTGACTTATTTTTGTTTACTTGAGAGTACGTTTTAAACTtctattaatataataatatatggtTAACATCTATTAGCAATCTTATGTTTGAGATGCAGTCATTTTCCAAGTGTACTTTACTCCACTGGCTAAATTATCCCTATGTCTTTGTAGTTTGTatatctataatttttttttgatttaAATTTCCTTTGTATGACATAGTCATGACTCATGAACTCATTTAATTTTCAATCTTCAAAATTTTTTGAGTTCCCCATTCTCAATTTCATTTACAGTTTTTTTTTTGGAGTGATAAATACATTGCTAATATCTGGTGTCACCTGTCTGCAGTATTCGAAATTTGTGAAGCCtgcttttgatgattttatactTCCGACGAAGAAGTATGCAGACATCATTATTCCGCGAGGTGGAGACAATCATGTTGCTATTGATTTGATTGTCCAACATATTCGGACTAAACTTGGCCAACACGATCTTTGTAAAATATATCCTAATTTATATGTAATTCAATCAACGTTTCAGGTACAGTGGCATTCTTACTAATTTAATTTATCAGCTTACTACCTTTTGATATTTATCAATTATCTAGTCGATCATCCTTCGGTTCTACGAAATGAATACAATTTCTATACATAGTTGTGCTGTCACTTATTAATCTTTTTATTCACTATTGAGCATCTGAGATCCTTGTCTAATATAGATACGTGGCATGCACACACTGATACGTGATGCTGAAGCAACAAAACACGATTTTGTATTTTATTCTGACCGGCTGATTCGCTTGGTAGGCTTGTCTGTCTTGAGTTATTTgctaattttgtttttaaatgtGGACTTACCTTTCTTCCACATATGTCATTTAGGTTGTTGAACATGGTCTTGGGCATCTGCCGTTCACAGAAAAGCCTGTAATTACTCCAACTGGTAAGCCAGCCCCCATCATGTATGATCAGTCAATCATCTttccttgaaaattcaaaatgaACGTACTCTTTGAAGGCACTGCCAGTCTGTTACTGAGTGTTCCTTGTAAAACTCAAACATAGATGTTGGTTGTTGATGAAAAAGCTTATTTTTCAATGCAAAATaccaaaaaatgataaaaaaaattgaaaagatCCACGGAAGTATAATAATTTATACTAGGGAagttatgaaaatttatgaggTTAACTCATCTGAAACCTTTGAAATTTTATGAGGCTGTAAATTCTCTCAGTTTCTGCATTCATTGCTTCTATTATGTTCTCTTTTCCTGCTTCAACTTGTGCTCTGCTCTTCTGTTTTTTTgctaatttttcttttttgtttgcTGGGTACCATATATAGTATCCTTTCAACTAGCATAAAATCACAATTCATAGAATTGAAATTCCTGATGTATTGTCTTGTACCTAC
This Primulina eburnea isolate SZY01 chromosome 2, ASM2296580v1, whole genome shotgun sequence DNA region includes the following protein-coding sequences:
- the LOC140822708 gene encoding uridine kinase-like protein 3, with translation MGSKAIEDLIEASSGVHFSGFHLENADASSSIVDPPVTSSTEDVKQPFVIGVAGGAASGKTTVCDMIIEQLHDQRVVLVNQDSFYHNLTPDELQRVHEYNFDHPDAFSTEQLLCVMEKLKIGQPVDIPKYDFKSYKNVFPSRRVNPSDVIILEGILIFHDPRVRDMMNMKIFVDTDADVRLARRIRRDTVEKGRDIGMVLDQYSKFVKPAFDDFILPTKKYADIIIPRGGDNHVAIDLIVQHIRTKLGQHDLCKIYPNLYVIQSTFQIRGMHTLIRDAEATKHDFVFYSDRLIRLVVEHGLGHLPFTEKPVITPTGSMYTGVDFCKRLCGVSVIRSGESMENALRACCKGIKIGKILIHREGDNGQELIYEKLPTDISDRQVLLLDPILGTGNSAIQAITLLIKKGVPESNIIFLNLISAPKGVHEVCKRFPRLKIVTSEIELGLNEDFRVVPGMGEFGDRYFGTDDE